The Pseudomonas sp. R4-35-07 genome contains a region encoding:
- a CDS encoding response regulator, whose amino-acid sequence MQTPSVPVNDEHPGAVIADDKRWNTRALIVDDDVPIRELLIDYLARFNILATGVTDGAAMRLAMQGETFDVVVLDLMLPGEDGLTLCRWLRAESDIPILMLTARCEPTDRIIGLELGADDYMSKPFEPRELVARIQTILRRVRDDRTEQRANIRFDNWRLNSVLRQLVADNGLVVPLSNAEFRLLWVFIERPRRVLSREQLLDAARGRSIEAFDRSIDLLVSRLRQKLGDDPKAPRLIKTVRGEGYLFDARDIG is encoded by the coding sequence ATGCAGACTCCTTCCGTCCCGGTAAACGACGAGCACCCAGGCGCGGTGATCGCCGACGACAAGCGCTGGAACACCCGTGCGCTGATCGTCGATGACGATGTGCCGATTCGTGAATTGCTGATCGATTACCTGGCGCGCTTCAATATTTTAGCCACGGGTGTGACCGACGGCGCGGCGATGCGCCTGGCCATGCAAGGCGAAACCTTCGATGTGGTGGTGCTCGACCTGATGCTGCCGGGCGAAGACGGCCTTACCTTGTGCCGCTGGCTGCGGGCTGAATCGGACATCCCGATCCTGATGCTCACCGCCCGCTGCGAGCCCACCGACCGTATCATCGGCCTGGAACTGGGCGCCGACGACTATATGTCCAAACCCTTCGAACCGCGCGAACTGGTGGCGCGTATCCAGACCATCCTGCGCCGTGTACGCGATGACCGTACCGAGCAGCGCGCCAACATCCGCTTCGACAACTGGCGCCTCAACAGTGTGTTGCGCCAATTGGTGGCCGACAATGGCCTGGTGGTGCCGCTGTCCAACGCCGAGTTCCGCCTGCTGTGGGTGTTCATCGAACGCCCGCGCCGCGTGTTGAGCCGCGAACAATTGCTGGATGCCGCACGCGGTCGCTCCATCGAAGCCTTCGATCGCAGCATCGACCTGCTGGTGTCGCGCCTGCGCCAGAAACTGGGCGACGACCCCAAGGCCCCCCGCTTGATCAAGACCGTGCGCGGCGAAGGCTATCTGTTCGACGCGCGGGATATCGGTTGA
- the pyrF gene encoding orotidine-5'-phosphate decarboxylase has product MPVCQTPIIVALDYPTRDAALKLADQLDPTLCRVKVGKELFTSCAAEIVGTLRDKGFEVFLDLKFHDIPNTTAMAVKAAAEMGVWMVNVHCSGGLRMMSACREVLEQRSGPKPLLIGVTVLTSMEREDLAGIGLDIEPQEQVLRLAALAQKAGLDGLVCSALEAQALKSAHPTLQLVTPGIRPAGSAQDDQRRILTPRQALDAGSDYLVIGRPISQAADPAKALAAVVAEIA; this is encoded by the coding sequence ATGCCCGTCTGCCAGACTCCTATCATCGTCGCCCTGGATTACCCCACCCGTGACGCCGCACTGAAGCTGGCTGACCAGTTGGACCCCACGCTTTGCCGGGTCAAGGTCGGCAAGGAACTGTTCACCAGTTGCGCGGCGGAAATCGTCGGCACCCTGCGTGACAAGGGCTTCGAAGTGTTTCTTGACCTGAAATTCCACGATATTCCCAATACCACCGCCATGGCGGTCAAGGCAGCGGCCGAGATGGGCGTGTGGATGGTCAACGTGCATTGCTCTGGCGGCCTGCGCATGATGAGCGCCTGCCGGGAAGTGCTGGAACAGCGCAGCGGGCCGAAACCGCTGCTGATCGGCGTGACTGTGCTGACCAGCATGGAGCGCGAGGACCTGGCCGGCATCGGCCTGGACATCGAGCCGCAGGAGCAGGTGTTGCGCCTGGCCGCGCTGGCGCAAAAAGCCGGCCTCGACGGCCTGGTCTGCTCGGCCCTCGAGGCCCAGGCGCTCAAGAGCGCTCACCCGACGCTGCAACTGGTGACCCCGGGGATCCGCCCGGCGGGCAGCGCTCAGGATGACCAGCGCCGTATTTTGACGCCGCGCCAGGCGCTCGATGCCGGTTCCGACTACCTGGTGATTGGCCGTCCGATCAGCCAGGCGGCCGATCCGGCCAAGGCGCTGGCAGCCGTCGTTGCCGAAATCGCCTGA
- a CDS encoding NADP-dependent oxidoreductase, with protein MTAQTNRQFLLAKRPVGAATRDTFTFQEVPVGTPQDGQVLVHNEYLSLDPAMRGWMNEGKSYIPPVGLGEVMRALGVGKVIASKHPNFAAGDYVNGALGVQDYFLGEPRGFYKVDPKLAPLPRYLSALGMTGMTAYFALLDTGAPKPGETVVISGAAGAVGSIAGQIAKLKGCRVVGIAGGADKCRFLVDELGFDAAIDYKHEDVPAALKRECPKGVDVYFDNVGGDILDAVLSRLALKARVVICGAISQYNNKEAVKGPANYLSLLVNRARMEGFVVMDHAANFAAAGQEMAGWMAQGKLKSKEDIVEGLETFPETLMKLFNGENFGKLVLKVS; from the coding sequence ATGACTGCCCAGACCAACCGCCAGTTCCTGCTTGCCAAACGCCCGGTCGGCGCCGCCACGCGGGACACCTTCACCTTCCAGGAAGTCCCGGTAGGCACGCCGCAGGACGGGCAAGTGCTGGTGCACAACGAGTACCTGTCCCTCGACCCCGCCATGCGCGGCTGGATGAATGAGGGCAAGTCCTACATTCCACCTGTCGGCCTCGGCGAAGTGATGCGTGCATTGGGCGTAGGCAAGGTGATTGCCTCCAAGCACCCGAACTTTGCGGCCGGCGACTACGTCAACGGCGCCTTGGGCGTGCAGGATTACTTCCTGGGCGAGCCGCGCGGTTTCTATAAGGTCGACCCGAAACTCGCGCCCCTGCCGCGCTACCTGTCTGCGCTGGGCATGACCGGCATGACTGCCTACTTCGCGCTGCTGGACACCGGCGCACCCAAGCCCGGCGAGACTGTCGTGATCTCCGGCGCGGCCGGTGCGGTCGGCAGCATTGCCGGGCAGATCGCCAAACTCAAGGGCTGCCGCGTGGTGGGCATCGCCGGGGGCGCTGACAAGTGCAGGTTCCTGGTCGACGAACTGGGCTTCGATGCCGCCATCGACTACAAACACGAAGACGTACCCGCCGCCCTCAAGCGTGAGTGTCCCAAAGGCGTGGATGTGTACTTCGATAACGTTGGCGGCGACATTCTCGACGCGGTGCTCAGCCGCCTGGCGCTGAAGGCGCGGGTGGTGATTTGTGGGGCCATCAGCCAGTACAACAACAAGGAAGCCGTGAAAGGCCCGGCCAACTATCTGTCATTGCTGGTCAACCGCGCACGGATGGAAGGCTTTGTGGTGATGGATCACGCAGCGAACTTTGCCGCTGCCGGGCAGGAAATGGCCGGCTGGATGGCGCAGGGCAAGCTCAAGAGCAAGGAAGATATCGTTGAAGGGCTGGAGACGTTTCCCGAGACGTTGATGAAGCTGTTCAACGGCGAGAACTTCGGCAAGCTGGTGCTGAAGGTCAGCTGA
- a CDS encoding SDR family oxidoreductase — protein sequence MSMTFSGQVALVTGAAAGIGRATALAFAAEGLKVVVADLDVAGGEGTVALIQQAGGEALFVRCNVTLEADVQQLMAQTVAAYGRLNYAFNNAGIEIEKGKLADGSLDEFDAIMGVNVKGVWLCMKYQLPLLLAQGGGAIVNTASVAGLGAAPKMSIYAASKHAVIGLTKSAAIEYAKKKIRVNAVCPAVIDTDMFRRAYEADPRKAEFAAAMHPVGRIGKVEEIASAVLYLCSDGAAFTTGQALAVDGGATAI from the coding sequence ATGAGCATGACGTTTTCCGGCCAGGTTGCCCTGGTGACCGGCGCCGCCGCCGGTATTGGCCGCGCGACCGCGTTGGCGTTCGCCGCCGAAGGCTTGAAAGTGGTGGTGGCCGACCTCGATGTGGCGGGCGGCGAGGGTACGGTTGCGTTGATTCAGCAAGCGGGTGGCGAAGCCTTGTTTGTGCGCTGCAACGTCACCTTGGAGGCGGATGTGCAGCAATTGATGGCGCAGACCGTCGCCGCCTACGGCCGCCTGAACTATGCCTTCAACAATGCCGGGATCGAGATCGAGAAGGGCAAGCTGGCTGACGGCAGTCTGGATGAGTTCGATGCCATCATGGGGGTCAACGTCAAGGGCGTGTGGTTGTGCATGAAGTATCAACTGCCGCTGTTGCTGGCCCAGGGCGGTGGCGCCATCGTCAACACGGCGTCGGTGGCGGGGCTGGGCGCGGCGCCGAAAATGAGCATCTATGCGGCGTCCAAGCATGCAGTGATCGGCCTGACGAAGTCGGCAGCCATCGAGTACGCGAAAAAGAAAATCCGCGTCAATGCGGTCTGCCCGGCGGTGATCGATACCGACATGTTCCGCCGCGCCTATGAAGCTGACCCGCGCAAGGCCGAATTTGCCGCAGCGATGCACCCGGTCGGGCGCATTGGCAAAGTTGAGGAAATCGCCAGCGCGGTGTTGTACCTGTGCAGTGATGGTGCGGCCTTCACCACCGGTCAGGCCCTGGCGGTGGACGGCGGTGCCACGGCAATTTAA